A genomic stretch from Algoriphagus halophilus includes:
- a CDS encoding YaiO family outer membrane beta-barrel protein — MKKNVSLLLIAFLSFGSLMAQDSFDPDELLKEARTLIFDKKYQEGRKIAFRALEKYPDYADILILVGRSYAWEGKNDSASIYLERAIIASPTYSDGYSAYLDNLMWAGDYDQADEVLAKAKSNFNEELPDNLKYKESRLYYFRESYDEAYEIAEELFEKDYNQEGLLGYMNNLQRLRRTNAVGVTYDYDNFNGAISPWNTFSFYGRTRTKLTGSLIARVTQSSRFDSQGTLFELDAYPSLGEKAYAYINIGGSGASFFPKFRFGTSIYFNLNKAWELEGGYRYLGFTEATHIITGSLGKYVGNWWLNLRANVIPYDGKVSTSANFQARYYFKTAEDFFSIQLSSGVSPDEENRDQSQLLNSYRARLGYQQLISPRFLISAYTGYSKDEISSDNFRNDLNFTLGLEYRF, encoded by the coding sequence ATGAAAAAAAATGTATCCCTACTTCTTATTGCATTTTTAAGTTTCGGTTCGCTGATGGCCCAGGATTCATTTGATCCTGATGAGCTACTGAAAGAAGCGAGAACACTCATATTTGACAAGAAATATCAGGAAGGAAGAAAAATTGCTTTTAGGGCTTTGGAAAAATATCCTGACTACGCAGATATTTTGATTCTCGTGGGAAGAAGTTATGCTTGGGAGGGGAAAAATGATTCTGCCTCTATTTACTTAGAGCGAGCCATCATTGCATCCCCTACTTATTCCGACGGATATTCAGCGTATTTGGATAATTTGATGTGGGCAGGAGACTATGATCAAGCTGATGAGGTGCTTGCTAAAGCAAAATCCAACTTCAATGAGGAATTACCTGATAATTTGAAGTACAAAGAGTCTCGCCTATATTATTTCAGGGAGTCTTATGATGAAGCATATGAAATAGCAGAGGAGCTTTTTGAAAAGGATTATAATCAGGAGGGATTACTGGGTTATATGAATAACCTGCAACGACTGAGAAGGACCAATGCTGTTGGTGTCACTTACGATTACGATAATTTCAATGGTGCCATTTCTCCATGGAATACCTTTTCATTTTATGGAAGAACACGAACCAAGCTGACGGGATCCTTGATAGCAAGGGTAACTCAATCCTCAAGATTTGATTCCCAAGGCACCTTATTTGAATTGGATGCTTACCCTTCATTAGGCGAAAAAGCATATGCCTATATCAATATCGGAGGCTCAGGTGCTAGTTTCTTTCCTAAATTCCGATTTGGAACTTCCATCTATTTCAATTTGAATAAAGCCTGGGAGCTAGAAGGAGGCTATCGTTACCTGGGCTTCACAGAAGCCACCCATATCATCACAGGATCATTGGGTAAATATGTTGGAAACTGGTGGTTGAACTTACGTGCGAACGTCATTCCTTATGACGGAAAGGTGAGTACATCGGCTAATTTTCAAGCGAGGTATTATTTCAAAACTGCTGAAGACTTTTTCAGTATCCAGTTAAGTTCCGGGGTATCGCCAGATGAGGAAAATAGAGATCAGAGTCAATTATTGAACTCCTATCGAGCTAGATTGGGGTACCAGCAATTGATCAGTCCACGATTTCTGATTTCTGCATATACTGGATATAGCAAGGATGAAATCAGTTCGGATAACTTCCGGAATGACCTTAACTTTACTTTAGGTTTGGAATATAGATTTTAA